ATCTGTCTCAGATGATTGCATAAGTTTAAACCTTTTATAATGCTCTTATTTTGATTAAGATTGCtcttccaaaattttaaatatcaCCAGTCATTTATGAGTGTGGATTTCTTGAACAGCCTCCTGAAAATATTCATTATGCTGCTTTTGTGATTGGTGGATCATTCCTGATTGAAGGTATGTCTCAGCACAttcaaatttttggtttttttggtTTGGTCTAGGAATATAATTTTGATGACTTTTCCAGGTGCTTCTCTACTTGTTGCCATTAATGCTGTCAAGAAAGGTGCGGCTGCAGAGGGAATGAAAATGTGGGACTATGTTTGGCGTGGTCATGATCCAACATCAGTTGCTGTTATGACAGAGGTGATTCTTTGTTGGAAATAGCTGTAAAATATTTAGTATTTTCAAGTATACATATTTTCCACAAAATTCTAGTTACCACAGCCATTTTTTACTTGCAATTTGACAACTCACATCATTCTCATACGGCTAAGATAATTAGTGTTCATGATTGTTGGTTCTTGGTTCTTTATGCCTTTGTCCATGATATGTTCATTCAGCAGTTCATCTTTTGGTCTTTCAACTAGTCCTGGTTATGCAGGATGGTGCTGCAGTAACAGGTCTGGCTATTGCTGCAGCTTCATTGGTGGCTGTTAATACAACAGGAAATGCAATTTATGACCCAATTGGTTCCATGATAGTCGGTAGTTTACTTGGAATGGTATGTTTTTTTTCTTAGCCTCGATATTTGAATCTTGACAATTATTTTTAGTTAGTTAATATACTTGTGCATGCTAGCAAATGATAACTATGTACAAATGACTTTTTGTTCTATTTGGATTTATATAGCACCTGTTTACATTATATCTCTAACAACATACTTGTTGGTTTTTAAAAGTAGACACTTAAGATGGTTAGTATATATGAAAATTCTTATTGTGAAGGGAATTGTTTGAAGtatcaaaagaatttttatataATGACCAGAGAAGTTAAGCAATATgccaaaatttattcttttctccTGTTGGCTATTATTCCTAGCTCATAGGTCAGAGATTTAAAACTGGTTTGCTTTAGTTGTGCTAACAGAACTTACTGATGTATTGATGTTGGCACTTCTTGTTTGGTTCATTTCCACACAATTTTATTTGTTTACATCATTGAGCAACACAACTGTGATTTGATATGGACTATGGAGCTTGTACATCAACTTTGGATTTAAAGGATATCATATGAATCCTAGATTGTTTCTTTTTGAAGTCAATCTATGATAATAAGTGAACCATGGGCTAATTGCAGGGGCAGATGATAGAACTTTTTTGTGGGTTCAAATGCTGGTTCTAGGTGTCATGCTAGCAGGTGGATGGTGTGCCCAATAAGTTTACTATGAACCTGATTTGAGCATACTAAAAGCTTTGTAAGGTGTATCGAGAGTAAGAATTGCCGAACCGGGCTGTACATAGCCGACCCAGTCTTTGACTGGGTCGGTTTGCTTATGGAAAACGGTAGGGGCCGGAACCACAATAACACCGGCTGGTACCAGACAAAACTGGACGGAACCGTCTGGTTTCgaccggttcgcaccgagtcggGGCTATTTTGGAGCTTTGGCCCAAAGCTACAGCACGTGTCGTCGCCTTTTTTGCGTGTGGATGCGTGAGCCAGGCCAACCGGTTCGGTTTGGTCCGAACCGATACCGAACCGGACCGAACGCCGACTGGTACGGAACCCGATACCAATTCAGCAATCCTTGCTCGAGAGGcaaatatataagaaaaatcaagaaaatcagaaagaaaaGGAGGTCATAAATCATAATAACTATAATTACTAATATAACCTCTTAATGGTTTTGTTATTGAAATGCTAAAATGATGAAAAGTTTCTTTTAGCTTATACCAACTTAATCAATCCCGGTTAGGTTAGAAAAAGTATGGTCTCAAATTCCGGTGGGATGTCCTGCTATTTTTTCAGCATCTTGATCAGCATGTCTTGGGACATCTTTTATCCCAAGTGTCAGGATGGGGCAGGATGGCGGCATATTCTGCTCTGTGGGCAAGCAGGGGCTGCCCCATCCTACAGGTTTAAAACCTTGAGAAAATTATCACCACTAATTCACTAACCATAGATCTTTAACTGGTTCAAGGTCCGAACTGCATTTGGTGGGATGATATAATTGTACTGAAATAGCCAATATGGATTAGTATAAAACTTATTCCATTCCCCCCTTCCCCTTTCTAACTCTATGAGGAAAACTGACATGGTTAAAGAGGTAGCACTTGTAAAACTGTAAGGAACACGACAGCTATGGGCAAGTATAAATGGATTAATGTGCATCTCTCACTCCCCTcctcaaaaggaagaaaagaaaaacctaaTTGATGCTTCCTACGTTGGGAATTAAACTTGCTTtaccaaattatctttctttatTCACAAAGTGAGTTGGTAGATATGCTGGCTATAGGTGGAGCTCTGACAGATGCTTTGTATGCTGAGGTAACACATCTTGTAATGCATAGTTGCAATATCACGATACAGTAATGAGGTTGAAAAACCAATAAGTAACTGGAAGTCAGTCAGGGAAATATTAGAGGGTTGGAGGggctaaaaaaataaatgaagagtTTGATAAAAGGAGATCCGAGATAGTATTAGCAAACTTAAGAATAAAATTGAATATAACTCATGACTTTTTTGCCATTTTTATCGAATAACATATAATTTTAAGCTGCATAAGGTATGATTTTGATGGAATAATATGTGAAGTATGAACTGCCaacattttgttttaaaagtgaTATAAACACTTGAAAATCAGATTAAAATGGTAAATGTAATGGAGAAGCTTTGATAAGTGGCATCAAATCAATTGCTATGCAGACGCTTTTTTTACAGTGCTAGTTAAACAAAAACAGATTTTCATCATTTTTATCATCTGTTGTAGTTATTTTGATATTCCTTTGAAGTACATGCCTCATGGTAGTGCAACTACAGTTATATTTTCCTATTGCAGGTTGCAATATTTCTCATTCAGAGGAATAGGCATGCTTTAATTGGTAGGGCAATTGATGATCATGACATGGAAAGAGTACTTCAGTTTTTGAAATCTGATCCGGTGAAGATAATACTACAATAGTCTTAGATAATTCCTTACATTTTTGGGCTTTGTAAATCTATATGTTAATTTGCCACAGGTTGTAGATGCTTTGTATGATTGCAAAAGTGAGGTAATTGGGCCTGgatttttcagatttaaatcagAAATAGGTAATCTTCTCAACCCTTATAATTTGTGTGTAATACAGTGTTATTTTAAAAGGATAAGGTTGTAGGTATTTTCTAAGACCAGATTACTATCATTGTATGTCTAAATCCACAACTGATGTATCTTTTAAGTGGATACATGAAACCGGGAGCTGGTAAATGATGGATAATTTCTATAAAGTTCTACACCTTAGATAGTGTTATATGCTTTTATGTTCATAGTGTGATCTGGAAGCCCTTAATTCAATGGGTTGAAGAGTTTACACAACTTGTTTTCTGGTAAGATCACAGCATCTGAAATTCTCATGAAATTGAAGGTAGTGAGGGTTCACCAGCTTTGtgtttttttgcatattttgatgGTAAGCTTGGAGGAGATTTTGGACCTTCATTAATAGTCATTGGATGCGTAGGCTATTTTAGTGCCTACAAAACCATGTCAGAACTCATTCTTGTAATATTTGGAGGAGATGAAAATAGAGAAGGGGTACGGAGGGAGGGACGTGAATGGATTTTCAAATGAATGGCAAAACTTAGGCCCCATGTGGTTGGAATAGTTGTCTGAGTTAATGGGGGCATGAGCAAGAACATGATGTAAAAATGGATGGTTGAAGTAGAGCAAAATGTTTTGCCTTTTTGGTAGAATATTTTATCCATGTTGTGAGAGATAAATACCCAATTgttaatttttgttttcaacTCCTGTTTTGCTTCCTAGTAATAAAGGAGCATAGTTACTTATACCAGTTTATCCTGCAACCAAACACAGCTTAGGGTTcatatttttcaataaaaataaagctgctTGTGTATAACTCTTTGGAGGCATCTTTTGCTGTAGTTTGGATGAGGCGCCTGCTTTATGTTCAATTCCCCTTTGAAAGAGAGGCATTCCCTTTTTTCTGGACTTTTGTCCTGTTAGTGACGCAGTTCTAAACTCTTTTTGCCAAAAATTCTAGCAATTAATTTCcatcaatattttttatttcttagaACTTGAATGTCAACCTAATTTGTGATTTTGATTGTAACAGATTTCAATGGTGTAATGGTGGTGCAAAATTATTTGGAAAGAACTGGACGTGGAGAATGGTCAAAACAGGCATGTTATAATTGTAGTTGACTATTGCTGCATTTTTTCTAGTTTGCATAGTGTACCTAGGTTTTGTGCTAGTATGCTGATTTACTTTCAGTATTTATTTGAGCTGGTTTTAGTATCTTTTGGTTCATAAAGTGTAAAACCCTTGGATGATAGAACTGCAGCAAGGAAAATAACAATAGTGGGGTGGCTTTGGTTGTTTTGTGCATGCTGCATGCTTTTAGACTCGAGTAGAATTTCTACAGGACAATGTTGAGGTCTTCAGAGTTGTATGGAATAGAGTGTTGGACTATAATAAGCTCATAGGATGCACATGCTTTAGAATGCAACTGGCTGTGTGGTCATAACTATCAGGGGTAGCAGGGGATACAGAAGGCCCATTTCTTCTTGGCTGGAAGGCATGAAGAGCTTGATGATTAACTGCTAACTGTAGCAATATAGAAAAGATAACAGAGCACATTTCCTACAAACCCATTTGCCTGCATGGTCCCATATGAATCTGGGTCAGTTCTACGGAGTGGAAGTACAAGCTATTCATCTAGTTGAGTGGCGGCTAAAGAAGATAGTGAAAGGAATAAATCATTATGAAGTGCTTGTACATTTAAAATTCATTGATGTACTAAATGTTCCAATATTGCAATATCAGTGAGATGAAATAGATGATGTGCTGGAGTCCTTGATGTTCCACCAAGATGAAATGGCAGAGAACCATTATAACATGGACATGTAGAAGGATAGCAGGCATGTCAAGGAGAGGGTCACACGGCCCTATAAAAGAGTTATGAAGAGGAGGGGATAACCTACAATAATCTGAAAATAACTCATGACATATGAGACAGTAAAATGTTGCATAGACTTGGAAGTTGTGAATGTTAAGGAATTCTGAGGTTGACTGCAAATAGGTGGGATGGTGCTTTGCAGCAGTTATGATTTCATTATTTTAGGAGCTATATGTCATCTAAGATCTGGTTTTATTTTCTAGTAATGATGACAATACCAAACCCATGTGCCTCTTTTGTCTGTACTAGCACATGGTTGTTCAACAATGCTCAGATTCGCAGCAACTAACTATAGCTGCACTCTCTTTTAAGTAATGTGTCTAGGTGCTTTTAAGTTACATTTGTTAGCATGTTAGATAAATTAGGTCTTAAAATCTGTATATGAAAATATATTTGGCACTTATCTTCATTATGACTaacttctattttaatttaacatatctaaatttCTCTAAGGTTATATTATAAGTGATCCCTCCctctatatttcttttttttttgcatggccATGTTGCTCTGATATAAAtgctgttctctctctctctctatctctatctccaaTTGTAGTTGAGTGGCCTAATCGTAAACACCTATCATGGATGAAACCAAGGAACCATCATCAATTATGGAGCAAACCTATATGGATCTGAGTCCAACTGAGAGTCCGACTGTATGTCATATTCAAGCAATGTTTTAAAAGGTGGCTGCAGTATGCAGGAGGTCAAGGGACAGCACAGTGCATATATGTTGTGCGGCCGCATATGTGGGGATAT
This is a stretch of genomic DNA from Phoenix dactylifera cultivar Barhee BC4 chromosome 9, palm_55x_up_171113_PBpolish2nd_filt_p, whole genome shotgun sequence. It encodes these proteins:
- the LOC103714105 gene encoding metal tolerance protein C4 isoform X2; the encoded protein is MLAELVHSVADFANQVLLAYGLNSSRRGPDALHPYGYSKERFVWSLISAVGIFCLGSGATIVHGFQNLCSSHPPENIHYAAFVIGGSFLIEGASLLVAINAVKKGAAAEGMKMWDYVWRGHDPTSVAVMTEDGAAVTGLAIAAASLVAVNTTGNAIYDPIGSMIVGSLLGMVAIFLIQRNRHALIGRAIDDHDMERVLQFLKSDPVVDALYDCKSEVIGPGFFRFKSEIDFNGVMVVQNYLERTGRGEWSKQFREAAKSEDDSALLKVMACYGEDVVEALGSEVDRLESEIQKIVPGIRHVDIEAHNPEGMSI